In Pseudomonadota bacterium, the genomic stretch CCGCGCGTGAAGTTGCGATGGGATCGGGAGGTCTCTCTGTGCATCCCGACAGGAGCACGAAGGCGACTGGGAGAAACGGCGGCTGGGCATGGCGCATGGCTTTTTGGCTCCTCGATCGATGAAACACGTCTTGAAATACTTGTTTTCTAGCAAATAGTAGCCGGAAACGGAAGTCTCGGGCTAGTGAAGGCACCGGCGTTGCCGCGGGCCCGATCGGGGAGGGAAGCTCTCGTCCAGAATCGACCGAAACTCGCGCAAGCCAACGCGCCCGGCATCACGGCCAGCAAGGTGTTGGAATGGTCGGCCCTCGGCGATACAGACGAGTTATTTTTCCGCGGGCCCTAACCGAAAAGTCCAGGCAAGGTGCCTGTGCTGTCAGCGAAGGCTTCGACTTCGACGCCGGCGGCAGCGAGCATGCTTACGAACAGGTTCGACAACGGGATGCGCTCGTCGAAACGGGTGTAGGCGCCGTGTCGTGCACCAAGCTCGCTGCCTCCCGCCAAAATCAGAGGGTAGTTTCGAGCATTGTGCGTCGTGCTGCATGGACTGCCGTAAAGCACGAGCGTGTGCTGAAGGAGCGAACCGTGCTCGTCCTCGGCGTTCTGCATGCGCTCCAGAAAGTAGGCAAAGTGGCTTGCAAGCCAGCGATCGTACTGCCCCCACTGTGCCCAGTGCCCGGTGCTCAGGTCGTGGGAGATCGCATGGTGCCCTTGCTTGGCGCCAAGCGCGAGCTTCGGAAATTGGTCCCCCACCCCGATACCATCCTCCCGAGCCACCATGTAGGTCATCACGCGCGTCAGGTCGGTTTGGTAGCCCATGACCATCAGATCGAGCATCGACCGGATGTACGCCTGCGGATCTACGTTGTGGTTCACGTCCAGGTTCAGGCCAGTGCTGTCGTAGCTCTTGAGTGGAACATCCAGCCAACGCTCGTTGCGCTTGATCTGCTCCTCGACCTGGCTCACCGCCCCCAGATAATCGTCCAGCTTGCGTCGGTCCCGCGAACCAAGCCGCACGCGCAGGCGCGCGCTGTCTTCCCGGAGCATGTCGACGATCTTGTGCTCGCGGGCCAGTGCTCGCCGGCGCTGCTCGCTGCTATCCCGGCCGTTGGGGGAAAAGTAGCGCTCGAAAATGATTCGATGCCGATGCTCGCTTGGGATGGGCTGGCCCTTGGCGTCGAAGGAGAGCGTCGAGATCCGGGACTTGTAGCCCACGCCGCCGTCCGCGGAGAGCGCCAGGAAGGGATAGCGGGTGTGGTGCTTCAGCTGGCGCACTGCCACCTGGTCGGCCGAAATGCTATTGCGGTAGCGGCTACCACGGAGATCCCCGGCCGTGAGAAAGGTGTCGCCCGCGATATGTCCCATCAGCTCGCGGCTCTTGGGGTGGCTCAGGCCGCCCAGGA encodes the following:
- a CDS encoding DUF1552 domain-containing protein, coding for MQVAKSLRLSRRAVLRGAGVAAVLPFLESMAPRRARARGRGPARLCFIMVPNGVSLPEEKQYRQWRWFPEREGKQYELGQVLSPLRPFQQQLSILGGLSHPKSRELMGHIAGDTFLTAGDLRGSRYRNSISADQVAVRQLKHHTRYPFLALSADGGVGYKSRISTLSFDAKGQPIPSEHRHRIIFERYFSPNGRDSSEQRRRALAREHKIVDMLREDSARLRVRLGSRDRRKLDDYLGAVSQVEEQIKRNERWLDVPLKSYDSTGLNLDVNHNVDPQAYIRSMLDLMVMGYQTDLTRVMTYMVAREDGIGVGDQFPKLALGAKQGHHAISHDLSTGHWAQWGQYDRWLASHFAYFLERMQNAEDEHGSLLQHTLVLYGSPCSTTHNARNYPLILAGGSELGARHGAYTRFDERIPLSNLFVSMLAAAGVEVEAFADSTGTLPGLFG